From a region of the Deltaproteobacteria bacterium genome:
- a CDS encoding TatD family hydrolase yields the protein MAFFDAHLQPDGLTQTDLRTLASFGVGAALVPAHAGGTRAEPEALLAHFKNLAEVQAGRLLRAGIRPFLALGIPPGCGPAHDVEQVLDLLPETHGDARVVAIGLIGLGDGSPSAERLFTRQLELADELDLPVVVEVASTERARLMRRTLGLLSESGLPPGRILLARAHTEDLPVLLGCGHLAGLSVRSGRVAVAEAVAAVQAHGPQQLVLGSDAGDGATDLLALARTAAALEAAGLSDPVIRKVTGGNAMSLLGVDPDVVQLAAPKQR from the coding sequence GTGGCCTTCTTCGACGCCCACCTCCAGCCCGACGGCCTGACCCAGACCGACCTGCGCACCCTGGCCAGCTTCGGCGTAGGCGCCGCGCTCGTGCCCGCACATGCCGGTGGCACGCGCGCCGAGCCCGAGGCGCTGCTCGCTCACTTCAAGAACCTCGCGGAGGTGCAGGCCGGCCGGCTCCTGCGCGCGGGGATCCGGCCGTTCCTGGCGCTGGGAATTCCGCCGGGCTGCGGGCCCGCGCACGACGTCGAGCAGGTGCTGGATCTCCTGCCCGAGACCCACGGCGACGCGCGCGTGGTCGCCATTGGGCTCATCGGCCTCGGCGACGGATCGCCTTCGGCCGAGCGGCTCTTCACGCGCCAACTCGAGCTCGCCGATGAGTTGGATCTGCCGGTCGTCGTGGAGGTGGCGAGCACCGAACGCGCGCGGCTGATGCGGCGGACACTGGGCCTGCTGAGCGAGTCCGGGCTTCCCCCGGGGCGGATTCTGCTCGCGCGCGCGCACACGGAGGATCTGCCCGTGCTGCTCGGCTGCGGACACCTCGCGGGCCTCTCGGTGCGCAGCGGACGCGTGGCCGTGGCCGAAGCGGTGGCCGCGGTTCAGGCGCACGGACCGCAGCAGCTCGTGCTCGGATCCGACGCCGGCGACGGCGCCACGGATCTCCTCGCCCTCGCGCGCACCGCCGCGGCCCTCGAGGCTGCAGGGCTCTCGGATCCGGTGATCCGAAAGGTGACCGGCGGCAATGCCATGTCCCTGTTGGGGGTGGATCCGGACGTGGTGCAGCTGGCCGCACCAAAGCAGCGATAA
- a CDS encoding PilZ domain-containing protein: MTPRRPQVDSRIHARAPYRETVRYFDWDRARSGQATQISASGIFVCTPAPLAEGRMVTLRLALPGNVAGFTVLARVVRTVQGGLLHEAGMGLQFLDIPSQARGQIEQYVSGRRAA; this comes from the coding sequence ATGACGCCGCGCCGTCCGCAGGTCGACTCCCGCATCCACGCCCGCGCCCCGTACCGCGAGACCGTGCGCTACTTCGACTGGGATCGCGCCCGCAGCGGCCAGGCCACGCAGATCTCGGCCAGCGGCATCTTCGTGTGCACGCCGGCGCCGCTCGCCGAGGGCCGCATGGTCACGTTGCGACTGGCGCTGCCCGGGAACGTCGCGGGCTTCACCGTGCTGGCGCGCGTGGTGCGCACGGTCCAGGGCGGGTTGCTGCACGAGGCTGGCATGGGCCTGCAGTTCCTGGACATCCCCTCGCAGGCGCGCGGGCAGATCGAGCAATACGTCTCTGGGCGCCGCGCGGCCTGA
- a CDS encoding ParA family protein: MRRIAFINEKGGTCKTTLTVNVGAYLAQKGKRVLVVDLDTQGHAGKSLGLDVRTLSPNVFDLLSRDDLTVAEVARATAVPGLDVVPSNKAMSEFPVVVAHRTDRVRRLDRAMRGLEGYDFVLYDAPPSMGLTTLNIMVACEEVVIPVALTYLGLDGCAEMVETVRKVQSEHQKPDLRIAMVIPTLYRNTALADEILEKLKSYFPEELASTALGFNVKIDEAQSHGKTIWDYAPTSPGAKMLKAIADELVGRAPARPRTRGEKRASDQPSVSS; the protein is encoded by the coding sequence ATGCGCCGCATCGCCTTCATCAACGAGAAGGGCGGCACCTGCAAGACCACCCTCACGGTCAACGTGGGCGCGTATTTGGCGCAGAAGGGCAAGCGCGTCCTCGTCGTCGACCTGGATACGCAAGGGCACGCGGGCAAGTCCCTCGGCCTCGACGTGCGCACGCTCTCGCCGAACGTCTTCGACCTGCTCAGCCGCGATGACCTCACCGTCGCCGAGGTCGCGCGCGCCACCGCCGTGCCGGGCCTCGACGTGGTGCCGTCGAACAAGGCGATGAGCGAGTTCCCGGTCGTGGTGGCGCACCGCACCGACCGCGTGCGCCGGCTCGATCGCGCCATGCGCGGGCTCGAGGGCTACGACTTCGTGCTCTACGACGCGCCGCCGTCGATGGGCCTCACCACGCTGAACATCATGGTCGCGTGCGAAGAGGTCGTGATTCCCGTCGCGCTGACGTACCTCGGGCTCGATGGCTGCGCGGAGATGGTCGAGACCGTGCGCAAGGTGCAGAGCGAGCACCAGAAGCCGGATCTGCGCATCGCCATGGTGATTCCGACGCTGTACCGGAACACCGCGCTCGCCGACGAGATCCTGGAGAAGCTCAAGTCGTACTTCCCCGAGGAGCTCGCCTCCACGGCGCTCGGCTTCAACGTGAAGATCGACGAGGCCCAGAGCCACGGCAAGACCATCTGGGACTACGCGCCCACCAGCCCGGGCGCGAAGATGCTCAAGGCCATCGCCGACGAGCTCGTGGGTCGCGCGCCGGCGCGGCCGCGCACGCGAGGCGAGAAGCGCGCGTCGGATCAGCCGAGCGTGAGCTCGTAG
- a CDS encoding LssY C-terminal domain-containing protein — translation MVVRRAGSAVPAVPAKPVAPRTPPAPRASPAARPAVGGDSFQAARTAKVALGDAGPPPFVKPAQGEWTLDTQGNRSDPVTMYVHGSLSQVEQALSQSGWTQADPAGLAANVRYVGAAAKEEVGKALSWAAQKVDGLATGIAGAFGIHLHPWTTPKPPDVPGVNKMPVSVQSYRGQKLVAAYEMNNDPLGGRDHLRIFATGQKDAQGNDVYAIAASRDTGIVFAPNHPESAFLFHAVQPDVGSERDLVLKNLQSTGSVSNVKTFNASYGAPSGIGEYVGDSKGYELTLG, via the coding sequence ATGGTGGTCCGCCGCGCCGGATCTGCTGTCCCTGCTGTGCCCGCGAAGCCCGTCGCGCCCAGGACGCCACCTGCGCCCAGGGCCTCCCCGGCCGCGCGTCCGGCCGTCGGCGGTGACAGCTTCCAGGCGGCGCGCACGGCCAAGGTCGCGCTGGGCGACGCCGGTCCGCCGCCGTTCGTGAAGCCCGCGCAAGGCGAGTGGACGCTCGACACCCAGGGCAATCGCTCGGATCCGGTCACGATGTACGTGCACGGATCGCTCTCTCAGGTGGAGCAGGCGCTCTCGCAGTCGGGCTGGACGCAGGCGGATCCGGCCGGGCTCGCGGCCAACGTGCGCTACGTGGGCGCGGCCGCGAAAGAGGAAGTGGGCAAGGCGCTCTCGTGGGCGGCGCAGAAGGTCGATGGCCTCGCCACCGGCATCGCGGGCGCATTCGGGATCCACCTCCACCCGTGGACCACGCCCAAGCCGCCCGACGTGCCAGGCGTGAACAAGATGCCCGTGTCCGTGCAGAGCTACCGCGGGCAGAAGCTCGTCGCGGCCTACGAGATGAACAACGATCCGCTCGGCGGGCGCGATCACCTGCGCATCTTCGCCACGGGTCAGAAGGACGCGCAGGGCAACGACGTCTACGCCATCGCTGCCTCGCGCGACACGGGCATCGTCTTCGCGCCGAACCATCCCGAGAGCGCGTTCCTCTTCCACGCCGTGCAGCCCGACGTGGGCAGCGAGCGCGACCTGGTGCTGAAGAACCTGCAGAGCACCGGCTCGGTGTCGAATGTGAAGACCTTCAACGCCAGCTACGGCGCGCCCTCGGGCATCGGCGAGTACGTGGGCGACTCAAAGGGCTACGAGCTCACGCTCGGCTGA